A stretch of the Lolium perenne isolate Kyuss_39 chromosome 3, Kyuss_2.0, whole genome shotgun sequence genome encodes the following:
- the LOC127338576 gene encoding avenin-E-like, with amino-acid sequence MKNLFILALFALTAISADATTTLGYEKQGQQQLFPDPQQQPPFPQQEHVPYTWEPPYPQQQPQFPQQQPSPQQQQQFPQQPPFFQPYPQQQQLNQCKKFLLQQCSPVARVPFFPSQMLQQISCQVMRKQCCRQLAEIPMQFRYQAIQNVVHAIIMQQQQPKLGQGFFQPHQQVQGFLQPQQLQVQALQTLSMVCNVNIPPPQFGDVSVSIGGY; translated from the coding sequence ATGAAGAACTTATTCATCCTAGCTCTCTTTGCCTTAACGGCAATTAGTGCTGATGCCACCACAACTCTAGGTTACGAGAAACAAGGACAACAACAACTATTTCCAGAtccacaacaacaaccaccatttCCGCAGCAAGAACATGTTCCCTACACATGGGAGCCACCATAtccacaacaacaaccacaatttCCGCAGCAACAACCATCCcctcagcaacaacaacaattccCTCAACAACCACCATTTTTTCAGCCAtatccgcaacaacaacaactgaaCCAGTGTAAGAAGTTTCTCTTACAACAGTGTAGCCCGGTGGCGAGAGTGCCATTCTTTCCATCGCAGATGTTGCAGCAGATTAGCTGCCAAGTGATGAGAAAACAGTGTTGCCGCCAACTGGCGGAGATCCCTATGCAGTTTCGGTATCAGGCCATCCAAAATGTCGTGCACGCCATCATcatgcaacaacaacaaccaaagtTGGGTCAAGGTTTCTTCCAGCCTCACCAGCAGGTCCAGGGCTTCCTCCAGCCTCAACAGCTACAAGTCCAGGCGCTGCAGACACTATCGATGGTGTGTAATGTGAACATCCCACCCCCACAGTTTGGTGATGTCTCTGTCAGCATTGGTGGCTATTGA